In Elgaria multicarinata webbii isolate HBS135686 ecotype San Diego chromosome 18, rElgMul1.1.pri, whole genome shotgun sequence, the DNA window cttgccttccccaaccggttgctctccagatgtgctccGCTGGCTCACGCCTCCTGTTTCTTTATACATTTCAAAGGCTGGAACTTTGGAAAGAGAATCCGTCTGAAGTTGTTGTTTGTGTTCGGTCCCTGCTCGATCCTTGCAGAATAAAGTCTCTCAGCCCCACTGACGAAGGAATGCCGTGGTTCATTTAAGTACAATCCATTCTACCGGGTTCTCCCATGTGGTTTCCCTGGGTGGAGACCTCTCTTGGCCTCCGCCCGGTTCCCTGCTCTCCTCCCAATTTCTTAACTGGCAAAGCCAAGTGCTGCCTTCTGgctccatctttatttgggttcaaaagagcagCGTTGTGTTCTGGCTCTCAGACCTCTGCCTTGGACTTAGTTTCTTGAGcaagttccttttcttttagtctcaccagtttgtgACCAGTTAGGTCCGTCACGACCCAGACGTGCTTGTCGACCCCCAAAGCTTGGGGAACCTTGAATTTACAGGCTTGCTTTCCGTTCATGCAAAATTTGACTTTCCGTTCATGCAAAATTTTGGGCTGAGCTTGAGTGAGTAGCACTTTGTCGGTTTCCCTTGGCCTACGCAGGTAAGTATGAGTTCTGGCACACCAGGGTGggttttcctttgtttttgttttagaagcACAATTGTGCAGCCTTTGGGAATTCGGTCTTCCTGTGCTCTTCCAAAACGTAAACTTTTCCGTGCGCCTCCGTTGTGCTGGGAAACGGCGGGGGTGTCTCCGTATCGGCACATCTGCCCACCCCAGTTTTGGGAGGTTCTGATTTCCTCTGCGCTTTCTTTGGGCAGCCAGTGATTGTTCTTGAAGGAAATGGTTTTCTTGGTTCCCGGAGGGTCTGCAGTTTCTGATCAGTGCATCCTTGCTAAGCAAAGTGAGAGCCTGGCTTTCCTCCAAGGCCCGGCCAGGCAAGCTCTTCAGCCCCAGAGCCTCCTTTAAGACGTTTCCTCCTCTCTCAGCTAGCCGGGAGGAAGGCCACGGGCTGCCGGGCGGAGGAGAGTGGAATTGTATAATGCTGCATTGTCCCCCCAAGGCAGTGAGCCAGGATGCTTGGCAGTGGCACCGTCCTCCTCCGGAGGAGGAAAGGTCTGCTTGAGAGAGACAACAGTCTTCCCCGAGCCGTTTGCCCCCAGGGTCTGAGGTGACGTCATGAATGACTCTGTGATCCATGCAGCTAAAAACagaccccctccccttcctcccgcTCCCTCTCCAGGTGGCCATGGTGGAGGTCCAGTTGGATGCAGACCACGACTACCCGCCGGGGCTCCTGATCGCATTCAGCGCCTGCACCACGGTGCTGGTGGCCGTCCACCTCTTCGCCCTCATGGTCAGCACCTGCATCCTCCCGAACATCGAGGCGGTGAGCAACGTGCACAACCTCAACTCGGTCAAGGAGTCCCCGCACGAGCGCATGCACCGGCACATCGAGCTGGCCTGGGCCTTCTCCACCGTCATCGGGACGCTGCTGTTCCTGGCCGAAGTGGTGCTGCTCTGCTGGGTCAAGTTCCACCCCCTGAAGAAGAAGACGGCCGACGGCCGGGCCAGCAACTCCACCGGCTTCACGGCCGGCGAGGCGGCTGCCATCACCTCCACCACCATCATGGTCCCCTTCGGGCTGGTGTTCATCGTCTTCGCGGTCCACTTCTACCGGTCGCTGGTGACGCACAAGACGGACCGCCAGTTCCAGGAGCTGAACGAACTC includes these proteins:
- the LOC134410552 gene encoding calcium release-activated calcium channel protein 1, which gives rise to MSLNEHSMQALSWRKLYLSRAKLKASSRTSALLSGFAMVAMVEVQLDADHDYPPGLLIAFSACTTVLVAVHLFALMVSTCILPNIEAVSNVHNLNSVKESPHERMHRHIELAWAFSTVIGTLLFLAEVVLLCWVKFHPLKKKTADGRASNSTGFTAGEAAAITSTTIMVPFGLVFIVFAVHFYRSLVTHKTDRQFQELNELAEFARLQDQLDHRGDTLPPPGSHFA